A part of Solea solea chromosome 8, fSolSol10.1, whole genome shotgun sequence genomic DNA contains:
- the LOC131464222 gene encoding golgin subfamily A member 7-like, producing MAETHSLQDMRQQAAVAAKVFIQRDYSNGTVCQFQTKFPSELETRIDKQQFEETVRTLNNLYAEAEKLGSQSYIEGCLACLTAYTVFLCMETHYEKVLKKIAKFIQEQNDKIYAPRGLLLTDPIERGLRVIEVTIFEDRSLTR from the exons ATGGCAGAG acacacagcttgCAGGATATGAGGCAACAGGCCGCCGTTGCTGCCAAAGTCTTCATTCAGAGAGACTACAGCAACGGAACAGTGTGCCAGTTCCAAACCAAGTTCCCCTCAGAGCTGGAGACCAGG ATTGACAAACAGCAGTTTGAGGAGACGGTGCGGACGCTAAATAACCTGTACGCTGAAGCCGAGAAGCTGGGAAGCCAGTCATATATTGAAGGTTGTCTGGCCTGCCTCACCGCGTACACCGTGTTCCTGTGTATGGAGACTCACTACGAGAAG gttTTGAAGAAGATCGCTAAGTTCATTCAGGAACAGAATGACAAGATCTATGCACCGCGAGGCCTCCTGCTCACCGACCCCATCGAGAGAGGCCTACGAGTT